Proteins from a genomic interval of Triplophysa dalaica isolate WHDGS20190420 chromosome 21, ASM1584641v1, whole genome shotgun sequence:
- the LOC130410065 gene encoding constitutive coactivator of PPAR-gamma-like protein 1 homolog isoform X2 produces the protein MGVQGFQEYIEKHCPNAVVPVELQKLARGSLVGGGRQRPPQTPLRLLVDAENCLHRLYGGFYTDWVSGGQWNHMLGYLAALAKACFNGNIELLVCFNGALEKGRLHEWVKRQVNERQTAQQIISHVQNKGTPPPKVWFLPPVCMAHCIRLALLRFRIGVVQTTEDHHQEVIALFRENGFHGLVAYDSDYALCNIPYYFSAHALKLSRNGKSLTTSQYLMHEVAKQLNLNPNRFIIFASLLGNHILPDEDLAAFHWSLLGPEHPLASLKVRAHQLVLPPCDVVIRAVADYVRSLQDVSDLEAIAKDIFKHSQSRTDDKVVRFKQAVEYYTTASKPLHFPHYLVRPNQMGGPAAPQMLNIPQTSLPGKPGVQHCFSGPPMGEDAHELDASGKGLLDQNNYSNIPHDGKEHTPLYERLSPINPAHGSSSNHVDPAFFTTSSTSSSSENEENTGSTANHVSDHKGWDKQRNQMDNIPEDNGDQNTSDPSVTSPVNQGLEVRDHVGVNAQIPSLLSMPTRNHMDITTPPLPLVAPEVLRVAEHRHKRGLMYPYIYHVLTKGEIKLSVTIEDEANKDLPSAVQLYRPIRQYVYGVLFSLAEAKKRAERLAMRRNRLPEYPAVIIKEWAAYKGKSPHTPELVEALPFREWTCPNLKKLWLGKAVEDKNRRMRAFLACIRSDTPAMLNPANVPTPLMVLCCVLRFMLQWPGVRILRRNELDAFLAQALSPKLYEPDQLQDLKIDNLDPRGVQLAALFMSGVDMALFANDVCGQPIPWEHCCPWMYFDGKLLQSKLILANRDKAPLIDLCDGQTELVAKVEKMRQSILEGLNFSRPPLPITFPPPPPHAMPFYPPNSTFYPPPPLPPLQGRGRRIPGLQAMSSQGGKLEIAGTVVGQWAGTRRGRGRAPFPIQVVSVGGPNRGRPRGVISTPIIRTFGRGTKFHTRGFKSQGTYQTMPSYVASTNDVFKDKKKPKLVDKTAHLTSEGSTAAENGLEGKEADQLDGNIGESAPNQPESAFSNESKMCNTNPHLNALNEDSEAHRDEALGAAVLKTEE, from the exons ATGGGTGTGCAAGGTTTCCAGGAGTACATCGAGAAGCATTGCCCTAACGCCGTGGTGCCGGTGGAGCTCCAGAAGCTCGCGCGAGGAAGTCTAGTCGGCGGCGGCCGGCAGAGACCCCCTCAAACTCCGCTGCGGTTGCTTGTGGACGCCGAGAACTGTCTGCACCGGCTGTACGGAGGATTTTACACCGACTGGGTGAGCGGGGGCCAGTGGAACCACATGCTCGGGTATCTCGCGGCTCTCGCTAAAGCCTGTTTCAACGGCAACATCGAGCTGCTAGTGTGCTTTAATGGCGCCCTGGAAAAAGGCCGCCTCCACGAGTGGGTCAAGCGACAGGTGAACGAGAGGCAGACCGCTCAGCAGATCATCAGCCACGTCCAGAACAAGGGAACCCCGCCGCCCAAGGTCTGGTTCTTGCCTCCGGTGTGCATGGCCCACTGCATCCGCCTGGCGCTCCTCAGGTTTCGTATCGGG GTTGTCCAGACCACCGAGGACCATCACCAGGAAGTAATTGCCTTATTCAGAGAAAATGGGTTCCATGGTTTGGTGGCCTATGATTCTGACTACGCCCTGTGCAACATCCCATACTACTTTAGTGCTCACGCTCTGAAACTCAGCCGTAATGGCAAAAGCTTGACCACCAGCCAATACCTGATGCACGAAGTTGCCAAGCAGCTTAATCTCAATCCAAATCGTTTTATCATATTTGCTTCACTTTTAG GTAATCACATACTGCCTGATGAAGACTTGGCTGCCTTTCACTGGAGTTTACTAGGTCCTGAGCACCCTTTAGCATCCTTGAAG GTCCGTGCTCACCAGCTTGTCCTTCCTCCCTGTGATGTCGTCATAAGGGCCGTGGCCGACTATGTCCGCAGCCTACAAGATGTCAGTGACCTGGAGGCTATTGCTAAAGATATATTTAAGCACTCTCAG TCCAGAACAGATGACAAAGTCGTACGTTTCAAACAAGCAGTGGAGTATTACACCACCGCGAGCAAACCCCTCCACTTCCCGCACTATTTAG TCAGACCAAATCAGATGGGAGGGCCAGCAGCACCACAGATGCTTAACATTCCACAGACCTCCCTTCCTGGCAAACCTGGG GTCCAGCATTGCTTTTCTGGCCCTCCAATGGGCGAAGACGCACATGAATTGGACGCATCGGGTAAAGGGCTCCTAGATCAGAACAACTACAGCAACATTCCTCACGACGGGAAGGAGCACACGCCACTGTACGAGAGGTTGTCCCCCATCAACCCGGCTCACGGCAGCAGCTCCAACCACGTGGATCCGGCCTTCTTTACCACCTCCTCCACCTCGTCCTCTTCAGAGAATGAGGAAAACACCGGCTCCACTGCCAA TCATGTAAGTGACCATAAGGGATGGGACAAGCAGAGAAATCAGATGGACAACATCCCAGAAGACAATGGGGACCAAAACACA TCTGATCCTTCTGTGACCTCCCCTGTCAACCAAGGCCTGGAGGTCAGAGATCACGTAGGGGTCAACGCCCAGATCCCATCCCTTCTTTCGATGCCAACGAGAAACCACATGGATATTACAACTCCTCCTTTACCCCTGGTGGCACCTGAGGTGCTGCGGGTCGCTGAGCACAGACACAAAAGGGGACTCATGTACCCGTACATCTACCATGTTCTCACCAAG GGTGAGATTAAGCTATCAGTCACCATTGAGGATGAAGCTAACAAAGACCTGCCCTCTGCGGTGCAATTGTACCGGCCAATCCGTCAGTATGTTTACGGGGTTCTCTTTAGCCTCGCCGAGGCCAAAAAGAGGGCGGAGAGACTCGCCATGAGAAGGAATCGCCTTCCTGAAT ATCCAGCAGTGATAATAAAAGAATGGGCGGCTTACAAAGGCAAATCTCCACACACCCCTGAACTAGTGGAGGCTCTTCCCTTTAGAGAATGGACCTGCCCTAACCTGAAGAAACTCTGGCTGGGCAAGGCAGTAGAGGACAAGAACCGGCGGATGAGGGCTTTCCTGGCCTGTATAAGGTCAGACACTCCAGCCATGCTGAACCCTGCCAATGTTCCCACCCCACTCATGGTGCTATGCTGCGTGCTACG GTTTATGTTACAATGGCCAGGAGTAAGAATTTTGCGTCGTAACGAACTTGACGCTTTCCTAGCTCAAGCACTTTCTCCTAAACTTTATGAGCCTGACCAGCTGCAGGACCTCAAG ATTGACAACCTGGATCCACGTGGCGTTCAGCTGGCTGCTCTTTTTATGAGCGGCGTGGATATGGCACTGTTTGCCAATGACGTTTGCGGGCAGCCCATTCCCTGGGAGCACTGCTGTCCGTGGATGTACTTTGATGGCAAGCTGCTACAGAGTAAACTCATCCTGGCCAACAGGGACAAGGCCCCCCTCATTGACCTCTGCGATGGTCAG ACGGAGCTGGTTGCCAAGGTGGAGAAGATGCGGCAGAGTATCCTAGAGGGTCTAAACTTCTCTCGGCCACCCCTGCCCATCACGTTCCCCCCTCCTCCTCCACACGCTATGCCTTTCTACCCTCCCAACAGCACCTTCTACCCTCCACCACCTCTGCCCCCATTGCAGGGTAGAGGCAGGCGCATACCTG GTCTTCAAGCCATGTCCTCACAGGGTGGTAAGCTTGAGATCGCAGGCACAGTAGTTGGTCAGTGGGCTGGAACTCGTCGTGGAAGAGGAAGAGCTCCTTTTCCCATACAGGTGGTGTCAGTTGGTGGACCAAACAGGGG CCGTCCAAGAGGTGTGATTTCCACTCCTATTATAAGAACCTTTGGTCGAGGAACTAAATTCCACACGAGAGGTTTTAAGAGTCAAGGAACATACCAG
- the cass4 gene encoding cas scaffolding protein family member 4, whose product METLFARALFDNTAESEDELAFCKGDIIMVLERNVVGSTGWWKCSVHGRKGLAPANRLGLLSLAQGEKLCPHFSTDWDPLSKQRNKNIYQTPKPASLSPVDPIYEDMNMIYKLSSPHIPSADKHMPQEDQEGTGSPCDASTTNFRTGADIYDVPSLVRRKTMFTPSTLQQSLQRKSSLISTTEIPTRYNTLQSKRCTYATNQNACKAASLASEDPNYDILLPSISEDSQKHQIGYSTMPKPPKSEWIYDVPVFMQNQGAEPGHYETMPPKTLNSNKPLYDVLPTRVWPKSKDTLTQPLYDIPRPSSAVQTIVETNSSIYDVPPCIKRTETPVLPKQHSVPEKDSNSSYETLEGFRSRTKPTCQKVQSWRSRNQTLPRLPVRRDDDDSKDNQRSSTVSTSSTASSSSRSSCDSFLLSSPEPEPIREVTLSQEEVGQRLLELQDAVCRSVPKLMLFVSSQWRIKEHLGQHLQQIRLATEEVTDSITCFINFALDVRGNAQRLTDYNLQTRLLKQLSIVEDSGLILQQAADALRDTDWLLEALTQDGGHSQTPDHLERFVMVTRTVPEDVKRLVSILNANGKLLFRTPVKELDMMEQTGFPQKKISSKCETTVDSGIDDSDYVQLQTKTENFDQLPKMSKGSFKQKKNVDTSKKQSPSPCSPPQTSKKPSISDHCRLYFGAIQKAINVFLSSLNDGEPPEKFISHSKLVIMVGQRLVNSLCSDAKGREASREMLSMSNQLCAHLKQLAMVTKKAALEFPDRTALQEAQDTAKELAQRAQHFRMSMDV is encoded by the exons aCTCTGTTTGCCAGAGCGCTCTTTGACAACACGGCTGAAAGCGAAGATGAACTAGCTTTTTGCAAAGGTGACATCATCATGGTCCTTGAAAGAAACGTGGTGGGAAGCACTGGATGGTGGAAATGTTCTGTTCATGGACGTAAGGGTCTGGCACCGGCGAACCGCCTGGGTCTCCTTTCTCTAGCACAGGGTGAAAAACTTTGTCCCCATTTCAGTACTGACTGGGATCCCTTGAGTAAACAACGCAACAAGAATATCTATCAAACCCCCAAACCTGCCAGTCTATCACCAGTGGATCCCATTTATGAAGATATGAATATGATATATAAGCTGTCCTCCCCACACATCCCTTCAGCAGATAAGCACATGCCACAAGAGGACCAGGAAGGAACCGGCTCTCCATGTGAC GCCTCAACGACTAACTTCAGAACTGGTGCAGATATATATGATGTTCCAAGCCTGGTTAGAAGAAAAACCATGTTTACA CCATCAACATTGCAACAATCTTTGCAAAGGAAGTCCTCTTTGATATCTACCACAGAAATTCCTACGAGATATAACACGCTACAGAGCAAGAGATGCACCTATGCAACCAACCAGAAT GCCTGCAAAGCAGCATCACTGGCTTCCGAAGACCCCAATTATGACATACTATTGCCTTCCATCAGTGAGGACagtcaaaaacatcaaattggTTATAGTACCATGCCAAAACCTCCAAAGTCAGAGTGGATTTATGACGTGCCAGTCTTCATGCAAAATCAAGGTGCTGAACCAGGTCATTACGAAACAATGCCACCCAAAACTTTGAACTCGAACAAGCCACTTTACGATGTTTTGCCAACTCGTGTTTGGCCTAAAAGTAAAGACACTCTTACCCAGCCCCTCTATGATATTCCCAGACCAAGCAGTGCTGTGCAGACTATTGTAGAGACTAATTCAAGCATCTACGATGTCCCACCTTGCATCAAACGAACAGAGACCCCTGTATTACCAAAACAGCACAGCGTTCCTGAAAAAGACTCTAACAGCAGCTATGAAACCCTAGAAGGATTCAGGAGTAGAACCAAACCCACATGTCAAAAGGTTCAATCTTGGCGCTCAAGGAATCAGACTTTGCCTAGGCTGCCTGTGAgaagagatgatgatgatagCAAAGACAACCAGAGAAGCTCAACAGTATCCACCTCCTCCACGGCATCCAGCTCCTCAAGAAGCTCCTGTGACTCCTTCCTTCTCAGTTCCCCCGAGCCCGAGCCCATCCGTGAGGTTACGCTTTCCCAAGAGGAAGTTGGCCAACGGCTGCTCGAGTTACAGGACGCCGTGTGTCGGTCTGTACCCAAGCTGATGTTGTTCGTCAGCAGCCAATGGAGAATCAAGGAGCACCTCGGTCAGCACCTTCAACAGATCCGCCTGGCTACCGAAGAAGTGACGGACTCCATCACCTGCTTCATAAACTTCGCCTTGGACGTCAGAGGCAACGCACAAAGATTAACGGATTACAACCTGCAGACGAGGCTTCTGAAGCAGCTGTCCATCGTTGAAGACTCGGGTTTGATCCTGCAGCAGGCTGCAGATGCGCTGCGAGATACGGACTGGCTCCTGGAGGCGCTGACTCAGGATGGTGGGCATTCACAGACACCTGATCACTTGGAGCGGTTTGTTATGGTGACTCGCACTGTACCCGAGGACGTGAAGAGGCTGGTGTCCATCCTGAACGCGAACGGGAAGCTTCTTTTCAGAACTCCTGTGAAGGAGCTGGATATGATGGAACAGACTGGCTTTCCTCAAAAGAAAATTTCAAGCAAATGTGAAACAACAGTAGACTCAGGAATAGATGATAGTGACTACGTACAACTTCAG ACGAAGACGGAAAATTTTGACCAACTACCAAAAATGTCAAAAGGcagctttaaacaaaagaaaaatgttgataCCTCGAAAAAACAG TCCCCAAGCCCCTGCAGTCCACCCCAAACATCAAAGAAGCCTTCAATCTCTGACCACTGCAGACTGTATTTCGGAGCCATTCAGAAGGCgatcaatgtatttttaagtagTCTAAATGATGGCGAGCCCCCTGAAAAGTTTATATCCCACAGCAAGCTGGTTATCATGGTGGGCCAAAGACTTGTGAACTCACTATGTAGTGATGCTAAAGGCAGAGAGGCCAGCCGGGAAATGTTGTCTATGAGCAATCAGCTATGTGCCCATCTCAAGCAACTAGCCATGGTCACCAAGAAAGCAGCTTTGGAGTTCCCAGACAGGACTGCTCTCCAGGAGGCCCAGGACACGGCCAAGGAGCTGGCACAAAGGGCACAGCACTTCAGAATGTCAATGGATGTCTAA
- the LOC130410065 gene encoding constitutive coactivator of PPAR-gamma-like protein 1 homolog isoform X1: MGVQGFQEYIEKHCPNAVVPVELQKLARGSLVGGGRQRPPQTPLRLLVDAENCLHRLYGGFYTDWVSGGQWNHMLGYLAALAKACFNGNIELLVCFNGALEKGRLHEWVKRQVNERQTAQQIISHVQNKGTPPPKVWFLPPVCMAHCIRLALLRFRIGVVQTTEDHHQEVIALFRENGFHGLVAYDSDYALCNIPYYFSAHALKLSRNGKSLTTSQYLMHEVAKQLNLNPNRFIIFASLLGNHILPDEDLAAFHWSLLGPEHPLASLKVRAHQLVLPPCDVVIRAVADYVRSLQDVSDLEAIAKDIFKHSQSRTDDKVVRFKQAVEYYTTASKPLHFPHYLVRPNQMGGPAAPQMLNIPQTSLPGKPGVQHCFSGPPMGEDAHELDASGKGLLDQNNYSNIPHDGKEHTPLYERLSPINPAHGSSSNHVDPAFFTTSSTSSSSENEENTGSTANHVSDHKGWDKQRNQMDNIPEDNGDQNTSDPSVTSPVNQGLEVRDHVGVNAQIPSLLSMPTRNHMDITTPPLPLVAPEVLRVAEHRHKRGLMYPYIYHVLTKGEIKLSVTIEDEANKDLPSAVQLYRPIRQYVYGVLFSLAEAKKRAERLAMRRNRLPEYPAVIIKEWAAYKGKSPHTPELVEALPFREWTCPNLKKLWLGKAVEDKNRRMRAFLACIRSDTPAMLNPANVPTPLMVLCCVLRFMLQWPGVRILRRNELDAFLAQALSPKLYEPDQLQDLKIDNLDPRGVQLAALFMSGVDMALFANDVCGQPIPWEHCCPWMYFDGKLLQSKLILANRDKAPLIDLCDGQTELVAKVEKMRQSILEGLNFSRPPLPITFPPPPPHAMPFYPPNSTFYPPPPLPPLQGRGRRIPVGLQAMSSQGGKLEIAGTVVGQWAGTRRGRGRAPFPIQVVSVGGPNRGRPRGVISTPIIRTFGRGTKFHTRGFKSQGTYQTMPSYVASTNDVFKDKKKPKLVDKTAHLTSEGSTAAENGLEGKEADQLDGNIGESAPNQPESAFSNESKMCNTNPHLNALNEDSEAHRDEALGAAVLKTEE; this comes from the exons ATGGGTGTGCAAGGTTTCCAGGAGTACATCGAGAAGCATTGCCCTAACGCCGTGGTGCCGGTGGAGCTCCAGAAGCTCGCGCGAGGAAGTCTAGTCGGCGGCGGCCGGCAGAGACCCCCTCAAACTCCGCTGCGGTTGCTTGTGGACGCCGAGAACTGTCTGCACCGGCTGTACGGAGGATTTTACACCGACTGGGTGAGCGGGGGCCAGTGGAACCACATGCTCGGGTATCTCGCGGCTCTCGCTAAAGCCTGTTTCAACGGCAACATCGAGCTGCTAGTGTGCTTTAATGGCGCCCTGGAAAAAGGCCGCCTCCACGAGTGGGTCAAGCGACAGGTGAACGAGAGGCAGACCGCTCAGCAGATCATCAGCCACGTCCAGAACAAGGGAACCCCGCCGCCCAAGGTCTGGTTCTTGCCTCCGGTGTGCATGGCCCACTGCATCCGCCTGGCGCTCCTCAGGTTTCGTATCGGG GTTGTCCAGACCACCGAGGACCATCACCAGGAAGTAATTGCCTTATTCAGAGAAAATGGGTTCCATGGTTTGGTGGCCTATGATTCTGACTACGCCCTGTGCAACATCCCATACTACTTTAGTGCTCACGCTCTGAAACTCAGCCGTAATGGCAAAAGCTTGACCACCAGCCAATACCTGATGCACGAAGTTGCCAAGCAGCTTAATCTCAATCCAAATCGTTTTATCATATTTGCTTCACTTTTAG GTAATCACATACTGCCTGATGAAGACTTGGCTGCCTTTCACTGGAGTTTACTAGGTCCTGAGCACCCTTTAGCATCCTTGAAG GTCCGTGCTCACCAGCTTGTCCTTCCTCCCTGTGATGTCGTCATAAGGGCCGTGGCCGACTATGTCCGCAGCCTACAAGATGTCAGTGACCTGGAGGCTATTGCTAAAGATATATTTAAGCACTCTCAG TCCAGAACAGATGACAAAGTCGTACGTTTCAAACAAGCAGTGGAGTATTACACCACCGCGAGCAAACCCCTCCACTTCCCGCACTATTTAG TCAGACCAAATCAGATGGGAGGGCCAGCAGCACCACAGATGCTTAACATTCCACAGACCTCCCTTCCTGGCAAACCTGGG GTCCAGCATTGCTTTTCTGGCCCTCCAATGGGCGAAGACGCACATGAATTGGACGCATCGGGTAAAGGGCTCCTAGATCAGAACAACTACAGCAACATTCCTCACGACGGGAAGGAGCACACGCCACTGTACGAGAGGTTGTCCCCCATCAACCCGGCTCACGGCAGCAGCTCCAACCACGTGGATCCGGCCTTCTTTACCACCTCCTCCACCTCGTCCTCTTCAGAGAATGAGGAAAACACCGGCTCCACTGCCAA TCATGTAAGTGACCATAAGGGATGGGACAAGCAGAGAAATCAGATGGACAACATCCCAGAAGACAATGGGGACCAAAACACA TCTGATCCTTCTGTGACCTCCCCTGTCAACCAAGGCCTGGAGGTCAGAGATCACGTAGGGGTCAACGCCCAGATCCCATCCCTTCTTTCGATGCCAACGAGAAACCACATGGATATTACAACTCCTCCTTTACCCCTGGTGGCACCTGAGGTGCTGCGGGTCGCTGAGCACAGACACAAAAGGGGACTCATGTACCCGTACATCTACCATGTTCTCACCAAG GGTGAGATTAAGCTATCAGTCACCATTGAGGATGAAGCTAACAAAGACCTGCCCTCTGCGGTGCAATTGTACCGGCCAATCCGTCAGTATGTTTACGGGGTTCTCTTTAGCCTCGCCGAGGCCAAAAAGAGGGCGGAGAGACTCGCCATGAGAAGGAATCGCCTTCCTGAAT ATCCAGCAGTGATAATAAAAGAATGGGCGGCTTACAAAGGCAAATCTCCACACACCCCTGAACTAGTGGAGGCTCTTCCCTTTAGAGAATGGACCTGCCCTAACCTGAAGAAACTCTGGCTGGGCAAGGCAGTAGAGGACAAGAACCGGCGGATGAGGGCTTTCCTGGCCTGTATAAGGTCAGACACTCCAGCCATGCTGAACCCTGCCAATGTTCCCACCCCACTCATGGTGCTATGCTGCGTGCTACG GTTTATGTTACAATGGCCAGGAGTAAGAATTTTGCGTCGTAACGAACTTGACGCTTTCCTAGCTCAAGCACTTTCTCCTAAACTTTATGAGCCTGACCAGCTGCAGGACCTCAAG ATTGACAACCTGGATCCACGTGGCGTTCAGCTGGCTGCTCTTTTTATGAGCGGCGTGGATATGGCACTGTTTGCCAATGACGTTTGCGGGCAGCCCATTCCCTGGGAGCACTGCTGTCCGTGGATGTACTTTGATGGCAAGCTGCTACAGAGTAAACTCATCCTGGCCAACAGGGACAAGGCCCCCCTCATTGACCTCTGCGATGGTCAG ACGGAGCTGGTTGCCAAGGTGGAGAAGATGCGGCAGAGTATCCTAGAGGGTCTAAACTTCTCTCGGCCACCCCTGCCCATCACGTTCCCCCCTCCTCCTCCACACGCTATGCCTTTCTACCCTCCCAACAGCACCTTCTACCCTCCACCACCTCTGCCCCCATTGCAGGGTAGAGGCAGGCGCATACCTG TAGGTCTTCAAGCCATGTCCTCACAGGGTGGTAAGCTTGAGATCGCAGGCACAGTAGTTGGTCAGTGGGCTGGAACTCGTCGTGGAAGAGGAAGAGCTCCTTTTCCCATACAGGTGGTGTCAGTTGGTGGACCAAACAGGGG CCGTCCAAGAGGTGTGATTTCCACTCCTATTATAAGAACCTTTGGTCGAGGAACTAAATTCCACACGAGAGGTTTTAAGAGTCAAGGAACATACCAG